The following nucleotide sequence is from Desulfovibrio desulfuricans.
CGTCAACCGTCATGGAGGCCCAGTCCACACCCGCCATGCCCTGCCGCCCGGAACGGCGCTCAAAGGCGATGCCGGGCAGTCCCTTTTTACCCTCGCGGCTCTTGGGATGTATCCAGATTTCAAGGGCATCGGTCACAACGATCTGCTGGGCCTGCAAGGCTCCGTCCAGCAGCAGGTTAACCTCGCGCTTGCGACCGAACTGCAACCGCCCCGGGAACAGTTCAATAGCAACGGGCAGTTCGTTAAAGTTGCCCCACACCATCAGCCGGGCCAGAGCCAGGAAAACGTCGTCAGTAAAGAAGAACCAGATTGACTGCTCCGCTTCTTCTCCCACCAGCATGCCGCCATAATTCAGCAGCGTCTGGCCTACGGCGGGGGCGAGCCTGTCGTGCCAGCTCACCCACACCACATGGCCCATGGTGCTCATGCGCACATCAATATTGCCCGGCAGGCGTGAGAGTAACTGCGATAAATGCGCCATGAATAAAGTCCTTTATACAAAGGCTGCCATGTTGTAGCCTGAAATGAACGGCGTTGATCTAGCCAATAAAACCAAGGCGGTTTTTATGGACATTAACAAAACTCTTCAGGAACTCAAAGCCCGCCCCGGCTTCGCCGACCACGTGGGTATGATGCTGGTGCACAACGGTGTTGTGCGTGCATGGTCGCGCGGGGATCATGCCCCGGTTACCGCAGTACGCGTTTCGCACGACACGGCTAAAATGGACGCCATCTGCCGCGAGATGGAAAAACAGCCGGGAATTTTTGCCATCGTTGCCCAAGCCGAGGAAGGCCTGCTCAAACCCGGTGACGACCTGCTCTTTCTTGTGGTGGCGGGCGACATACGCGAGCACGTTAAAGCCACTTTTGCAGAACTGCTTGACCGTATCAAGGCCGAGGCCGTCATCAAGCAGGAAATTCACGATGCCTGAACCTTATGCTTCTGTTTGCCTTATCGGCTGACTTGTAAAAAAGGCATGCCCACAGCATGCCTTTTTTCATAGCTGATCTATAGCAACAGACCGTATGACTGAAAAACGAATCCCCGGTTGCCGAGGCAGCCGGGGATTTTCACTGATCTTTCAGGCAAAGCAGCTCTGCGCTTTGCAACAAAGGCTACACAACGCCGTGTTCGCCGGGGCGCTCGTATTTAGCACCTTCCTGAGCGCGCTGGGTATAAAACTCAGAGTCACCCAGCGCCAAAAGAATGGCCGAAGAGACGTAAATAGATGAAGCAGTACCCACGAAAACGCCTATGAGCATGGTCAGGGCAAAATCATGGATCACGCCGCCGCCAAGCACAAAGAGGGAGAGTGTTGCCAGCAGCGTGGTGCCGCTTGTCAGGATTGTACGGGAGAGCGTCTGGTTGACGCTGCGATTGATGAGCGCAGACATTGTCAACTGAGGCGCAGCGCGCAGATTTTCGCGCAGGCGGTCATACACGATGATGGTATCGTTGAGCGAATAACCAACCAGAGTCAGCAAGGCCGCCATGACGTTGAGGTCAATTTCAACCCCCATAACGGACAATAGCCCAAGCGTGATGCTGACGTCGTGCAGCAGACCTACGATTGCCCCAAGCGCAAAGTTGAGCTTGAGGAAAAAGCAGACAACCAGCGTAATTGCAAGTGAAAGCAATACAAGCCAGCCCATGCCAAGCCCGGTGAGCCCGGCAAGGTACATTCCGCCCCAAAGAGCGCCAGCCATTATGGCCCCCGCCATCCAGCGCTGCTCAAAACGGCCAGAAATGTAGACTGCGATCAGCAATACTGAATAATACAGAGCTGCAAGAGCCTTGTTGGTCAAATCAGCGCCGACCTTCGGGCCGACAACTTCAAGTCTTTGTATTTCAGCCTTGTTGTCAGGAAAAGCGCTTGCCAGCGTATCTATCAGGGCAGTGCGCAACTGGCTGGCATTGGCATTTTCTGACTGGGAAAAACGCAGCAGATAATCCCTGTCGCCATCGCCAAACCTCTGGGTGCTGATGCCGGGCAAGGCTGGTACATCCAGACTTTTCTTGAGGGCCTCATCCTTGACAGGATGTTCAAACTGAATCTGGGCGATCACGCCGCCGGCAAAATCGATACCCATTTTAAGGCCCTGCCCCATGAACATGGAAGCGAGGCCGACCAGAATCAGGAGTACTGAAATGCCATACGCCCAATAGCGTTTGCCAATGAAATCCAGATTGGTGTCGTGCTTGATAAATGCGAAACCCATAATTGCCTCCCGGCGCGCTATATGCTGATGCCCTTGGAGCCGCAGTGCCGCGCCCACTCCTCAAAAATGGCCCGCGATACAAAGATGGCCGTAAACATGGAGGCGATGATGCCCAGAGAGAGCGTCACCGCAAACCCCCTGATGGGGCCGGTGCCGAACTGGTACAGAATCACGGTAGCGATGATTGTTGTCAGGTTCGAGTCGGTAATGGAAATGGCAGCGCGGTCAAAGCCCGCGCGCACTGCGGCAAGCGGCGTGAGGCCCAGCCTTATTTCCTCGCGTATGCGCTCGTAAATGAGCACGTTGGCGTCAACCGCCATACCGATGGTCAACACAATACCGGCAATGCCCGGAAGGGTCAGGGTAGCGCCAAAAGCAGCCATGCCCGCCATGACAATAAGCATGGTGAAGCAGAGCATAACGTCGGCAATAAGACCGCTCAGGCCATAATAGACCGCCATGAACACCACAACGCACACCGCGCCGACCATCGCCGCGCGAACACCGCTGTCGATGGATTCCTGACCCAGCGAGGGGCCGACCGTGCGTTCTTCAAGCACAGAAACAGGGGCGGGCAGCGAACCTGCGCGCAGCACAATGGCAAGATCTTGGGCTTCGGCAGTGGAGAAGCTGCCAGAAATACTGGCTCTGCCCCCACCGATGCGCTCGCGGATGGAAGGCGCGGAATACACCTTGCCGTCAAGCACAATGGCCATGCGGCGGCCCACATTTTCTCCGGTGACGCGCTCAAAGATGCGCGCGCCGCGGGCATTGAAATTCAGGGTAACATATGCCTGGTTCACGTTGTCAAAGGCGGGCCGGGCGTCCGACACGTCTTCGCCCGTGAGCATGGCGTCTTTTTCAACAGCGATGAGGGTTTCCTTCTGCTGTTGGCCGGGATTCTTCTCCAGCATGGGCAGCGCGATCACGCCGGGGGGCAGCACGGCCTTGCCGGGGT
It contains:
- the secF gene encoding protein translocase subunit SecF; translation: MGFAFIKHDTNLDFIGKRYWAYGISVLLILVGLASMFMGQGLKMGIDFAGGVIAQIQFEHPVKDEALKKSLDVPALPGISTQRFGDGDRDYLLRFSQSENANASQLRTALIDTLASAFPDNKAEIQRLEVVGPKVGADLTNKALAALYYSVLLIAVYISGRFEQRWMAGAIMAGALWGGMYLAGLTGLGMGWLVLLSLAITLVVCFFLKLNFALGAIVGLLHDVSITLGLLSVMGVEIDLNVMAALLTLVGYSLNDTIIVYDRLRENLRAAPQLTMSALINRSVNQTLSRTILTSGTTLLATLSLFVLGGGVIHDFALTMLIGVFVGTASSIYVSSAILLALGDSEFYTQRAQEGAKYERPGEHGVV
- the secD gene encoding protein translocase subunit SecD, whose protein sequence is MGLLWRLSIAIMVFVLSLVYALPSVPYLGTALERVLPSSKINLGLDLKGGIHLTLGVDVAKAVSNSLALTGQDLRRVAEDEKIVVLRPRVVGGTALEFVLPRAENEPKFRDLLARQFPQLSVGEPQAGEAGQLRYVAHFTPAEVKRIEDLSLDQALRTIRNRIDQFGVAEPDIRKQSDNRIQVQLPGISDPRRAVQVIGQTAHLEFHLVREDVDPGKAVLPPGVIALPMLEKNPGQQQKETLIAVEKDAMLTGEDVSDARPAFDNVNQAYVTLNFNARGARIFERVTGENVGRRMAIVLDGKVYSAPSIRERIGGGRASISGSFSTAEAQDLAIVLRAGSLPAPVSVLEERTVGPSLGQESIDSGVRAAMVGAVCVVVFMAVYYGLSGLIADVMLCFTMLIVMAGMAAFGATLTLPGIAGIVLTIGMAVDANVLIYERIREEIRLGLTPLAAVRAGFDRAAISITDSNLTTIIATVILYQFGTGPIRGFAVTLSLGIIASMFTAIFVSRAIFEEWARHCGSKGISI
- a CDS encoding molybdenum cofactor biosynthesis protein MoaE, whose amino-acid sequence is MDINKTLQELKARPGFADHVGMMLVHNGVVRAWSRGDHAPVTAVRVSHDTAKMDAICREMEKQPGIFAIVAQAEEGLLKPGDDLLFLVVAGDIREHVKATFAELLDRIKAEAVIKQEIHDA